One Drosophila sechellia strain sech25 unplaced genomic scaffold, ASM438219v1 Y_05, whole genome shotgun sequence DNA window includes the following coding sequences:
- the LOC116803387 gene encoding dynein beta chain, ciliary-like has product RDDRQRPEDQVLMRALRDFNIPKIVTDDVPVFMGLIGDLFPALDVPRKRNPEFEAVIKRSALDLKLQPEDGFILKIVQLEELFAVRHSVFIIGFAGTGKSEVWKTLNKTYQNQKRKPHYNDLNPKAVTNDELFGIVNPSTREWKDGLFSILMRDQANLGGTGPKWIVLDGDIDPMWIESLNTVMDDNKVLTLASNERIALTKEMRLLFEIASLRTATPATVSRAGILYINPQDLGWTPFIQSWLGTRTNSSEVSMLNVLFDKYVPPLLDIFRTRLRSITPISDIARLQMTCYLLDSMLTPQNVPNDCPKDWYEIYFVFCIVWGFGSSLFQDQIIDWRNEFSKWFLNEYKAVKFPVSGTIFSFYIDHETKKFFPWTNLVPQFELDMDLPLQSNLVNTAETTRLRFFMDTLIEADHPLMLIGPSGSGKTILMNAKLSALPSDKYSVTNVPFNFYTTSEMLQRILEKPLEKKAGRNYGPIGNKRMIYFVDDMNMPEVDKYFTVQPHTLIRQFMDYHHWYDRQKMTLRDIHKCNIVACMNPSAGSFTIDPRLQRHFCSFAVK; this is encoded by the coding sequence CGCGACGATAGACAAAGGCCTGAGGATCAAGTCCTAATGCGGGCCTTGCGTGACTTTAATATTCCTAAAATTGTTACGGATGATGTACCAGTGTTCATGGGTCTAATTGGAGATCTGTTTCCTGCACTCGATGTACCGCGGAAACGTAATCCGGAATTCGAAGCAGTTATAAAACGGTCCGCTCTAGACTTAAAGCTGCAGCCAGAGGAcggatttattttaaaaattgttcaactTGAAGAACTTTTTGCCGTACGTCATTCTGTGTTTATAATCGGATTCGCTGGAACAGGAAAATCAGAAGTGTGGAAGACACTTAACAAGACATACCAAAACCAGAAAAGAAAACCGCACTACAACGACCTTAACCCAAAAGCGGTTACTAATGATGAGCtctttggtatcgtcaatccATCAACGCGTGAATGGAAAGATGGCCTTTTTTCTATTCTAATGAGAGACCAAGCGAACCTAGGTGGAACAGGCCCAAAATGGATTGTTCTTGACGGCGACATTGATCCTATGTGGATTGAGAGCCTAAATACGGTGATGGATGATAATAAAGTTCTTACTCTGGCAAGCAACGAGCGCATTGCTCTCACCAAGGAAATGCGCTTGCTTTTTGAAATCGCATCTCTGCGCACGGCTACACCTGCTACTGTATCAAGGGCAGGCATACTATATATAAATCCACAGGATCTGGGATGGACCCCATTCATACAGTCATGGCTTGGAACCCGCACAAATTCTAGCGAAGTTTCAATGCTCAACGTTCTCTTTGATAAGTATGTGCCGCCTCTCTTAGACATATTTCGAACCCGGCTTAGGTCGATAACTCCCATATCGGATATAGCACGTTTGCAAATGACTTGCTACTTGCTAGATAGCATGTTAACTCCCCAGAACGTACCGAATGATTGCCCAAAAGACTGGTATGAGATTTACTTTGTATTCTGCATCGTATGGGGCTTCGGCTCATCGCTATTTCAGGATCAAATTATAGACTGGCGTAATGAATTCAGCAAATGGTTCCTAAACGAATATAAAGCTGTAAAGTTCCCTGTATCAGGGACAATATTCTCATTTTACATAGACCATGAGACAAAGAAATTTTTCCCATGGACAAATCTTGTACCACAATTTGAGTTGGATATGGATTTACCTTTACAGTCAAATTTAGTGAACACGGCTGAGACCACTCGTTTGCGATTTTTTATGGATACTCTTATAGAAGCCGATCATCCACTAATGTTGATCGGACCCTCAGGATCGGGTAAGACCATCCTAATGAACGCAAAGCTAAGTGCCTTACCTTCTGATAAGTACTCTGTTACAAATGTTCCTTTCAATTTCTATACCACTTCCGAGATGTTGCAGCGTATTCTTGAAAAGCCTCTGGAAAAAAAAGCAGGTAGGAACTACGGACCCATTGGAAACAAACGAATGATATACTTTGTGGATGATATGAACATGCCGGAGGTAGACAAATATTTTACAGTTCAGCCCCATACGTTGATTAGGCAATTTATGGACTATCACCACTGGTACGACCGGCAAAAAATGACATTACGTGACATACATAAATGTAATATTGTAGCGTGTATGAACCCATCAGCTGGGTCTTTTACCATCGATCCTCGTCTTCAGCGGCACTTTTGCTCATT